A part of Anabas testudineus chromosome 9, fAnaTes1.2, whole genome shotgun sequence genomic DNA contains:
- the ubox5 gene encoding RING finger protein 37 isoform X3: MKIQLCSSKACLCLCRLENMVMNLCLPHFYTTVHCNKLCADGYDVTNLLSADPVLRRRGFKLEYFLRPPVQVTLKFGFEVELCRVDVELFPWGMDRGQACKRLEISTSSDPRPSQNFARGHKPVQQRDRKLVHVNDQNEQSAEKQQAHDSKSHQSNGQRWSLQAQQWGDVTAREPQKRGCVTKCESNTDSSNPEPEFKLVGRCELREETQICFTRSSFSPRPPFLSQPPPQPANCRQEELWSRGLLSVGAVTQLRVNIPCGGAASALGLKALAVWGQPARCCPAEEVERIKRVHEANERQLLQPVLFDSSVRKTKQPPQTATPPSSLSIPQEFLDPITQEIMTLPMLLPSGVSVDSTTLEEYQKREATWGRAPNDPFTGVPFTSTSQPLPNPQLKSRIDHFVLQKGVVRRDGMLGRQGKGENPQASRLIASKVEANADIKYGKINSFRTTQMQETESGNSSDNGNNTSSCQPVTTEDELKGDKRRKQDLSGVSNHSAEESTAEKQPLPQAKRPRNDAVASCSSHEQRLSASLDEALFTALQGRPSFTSRLSQHRGLTPDYGPANKTLGEKTCSACSCSVSVYSTSASSIYRLTCGHLLCHACLQREPQPRNSVTTSTTNQILCPACHSPTARTDVIRVHY; encoded by the exons ATGAAAATTCAATTGTGTAGCTCTAAAgcctgtttgtgtctttgcaggTTGGAGAACATGGTTATGAATCTCTGTCTGCCACACTTTTATACAACAGTTCACTGCAACAAG CTGTGTGCGGATGGCTATGACGTCACAAACCTCTTGTCAGCTGACCCTGTTCTTCGAAGGCGGGGCTTCAAGCTGGAGTACTTCCTACGTCCACCTGTACAG GTAACACTGAAGTTTGGCTTCGAGGTGGAGCTGTGCAGGGTGGATGTGGAACTGTTTCCCTGGGGTATGGACCGAGGACAGGCTTGCAAAAGACTGGAGATCAGCACCAGTTCTGATCCACGTCCCTCTCAGAATTTTGCCCGTGGACACAAACCTGTTCAGCAAAGAGACCGAAAGCTGGTGCATGTAAATGATCAGAATGAACAGAGCgcagaaaaacaacaggcaCATGACAGTAAATCTCACCAAAGCAATGGTCAGCGGTGGAGTCTTCAGGCCCAACAGTGGGGTGACGTGACTGCACGTGAGCCTCAAAAAAGAGGCTGTGTTACAAAGTGTGAGTCAAACACTGACTCCTCTAATCCTGAGCCAGAGTTTAAACTTGTAGGTCGTTGTGAACTTAGGGAGGAAACGCAGATCTGTTTCACGCGTTCCAGTTTTAGTCCTCGTCCCCCGTTTCTATCCCAACCTCCTCCACAACCAGCAAACTGTCGACAAGAAGAGCTGTGGAGTCGGGGTCTACTCTCAGTTGGTGCTGTGACACAACTTCGAGTGAATATACCATGTGGTGGTGCAGCATCTGCTCTGGGGCTCAAGGCTTTGGCAGTGTGGGGACAGCCTGCCCGCTGCTGTCCTGCAGAAGAAGTGGAGAGAATTAAAAGAGTTCACGAGGCCAATGAAAGACAGCTGCTACAACCTGTGTTGTTTGACTCCTCTGTcagaaaaaccaaacaaccacCACAAACAGCCACACCACCAag CAGTCTTTCCATCCCACAAGAGTTCCTTGACCCAATAACCCAGGAAATAATGACGTTACCTATGCTGCTGCCCAGTGGTGTGTCAGTGGATAGCACCACTCTGGAGGAATACCAGAAGAGGGAAGCCACATGGGGTCGAGCCCCAAATGACCCCTTCACTGGCGTGCCGTTCACTTCAACCTCCCAGCCTCTTCCTAATCCCCAATTGAAATCTCGTATTGACCACTTTGTCTTGCAGAAGGGTGTGGTGAGGAGGGACGGGATGTTGGGGAGACAGGGGAAGGGAGAGAATCCACAGGCCTCAAGACTTATAGCCTCCAAGGTAGAAGCAAATGCTGATATTAAATATGGCAAAATAAACTCATTCAGGACTACGCAGATGCAAGAGACTGAATCAGGAAACTCATCAGATAATGGGAATAACACCTCTAGCTGCCAGCCTGTTACTACAGAGGATGAATTAAAGggagacaaaaggagaaagCAAGATCTAAGTGGAGTTTCCAATCACTCAGCTGAAGAGTCGACAGCTGAGAAGCAACCACTACCTCAAGCAAAAAGACCAAGAAATGATGCAG TTGCTAGCTGCAGCTCTCACGAACAGCGTCTGTCAGCCAGCCTGGATGAGGCCCTCTTCACTGCCCTGCAGGGCCGACCCTCATTCACCTCAAGATTGTCTCAGCACAGAGGGCTTACTCCTGACTATGGACCAGCAAACAAGACGCTGG GTGAGAAGACATGCTCTGCTTGTTcctgttcagtttctgtttactCTACATCTGCATCATCCATCTACCGTCTAACCTGCGGTCACTTGCTCTGCCATGCCTGCCTGCAGAGGGAACCACAACCACGAAACTCTGTCACTACATCTACGACCAATCAAATCTTGTGTCCCGCCTGCCACAGCCCTACCGCGCGCACTGACGTCATACGTGTGCATTACTGA
- the ubox5 gene encoding RING finger protein 37 isoform X7, whose amino-acid sequence MDRGQACKRLEISTSSDPRPSQNFARGHKPVQQRDRKLVHVNDQNEQSAEKQQAHDSKSHQSNGQRWSLQAQQWGDVTAREPQKRGCVTKCESNTDSSNPEPEFKLVGRCELREETQICFTRSSFSPRPPFLSQPPPQPANCRQEELWSRGLLSVGAVTQLRVNIPCGGAASALGLKALAVWGQPARCCPAEEVERIKRVHEANERQLLQPVLFDSSVRKTKQPPQTATPPSSLSIPQEFLDPITQEIMTLPMLLPSGVSVDSTTLEEYQKREATWGRAPNDPFTGVPFTSTSQPLPNPQLKSRIDHFVLQKGVVRRDGMLGRQGKGENPQASRLIASKVEANADIKYGKINSFRTTQMQETESGNSSDNGNNTSSCQPVTTEDELKGDKRRKQDLSGVSNHSAEESTAEKQPLPQAKRPRNDAVASCSSHEQRLSASLDEALFTALQGRPSFTSRLSQHRGLTPDYGPANKTLGEKTCSACSCSVSVYSTSASSIYRLTCGHLLCHACLQREPQPRNSVTTSTTNQILCPACHSPTARTDVIRVHY is encoded by the exons ATGGACCGAGGACAGGCTTGCAAAAGACTGGAGATCAGCACCAGTTCTGATCCACGTCCCTCTCAGAATTTTGCCCGTGGACACAAACCTGTTCAGCAAAGAGACCGAAAGCTGGTGCATGTAAATGATCAGAATGAACAGAGCgcagaaaaacaacaggcaCATGACAGTAAATCTCACCAAAGCAATGGTCAGCGGTGGAGTCTTCAGGCCCAACAGTGGGGTGACGTGACTGCACGTGAGCCTCAAAAAAGAGGCTGTGTTACAAAGTGTGAGTCAAACACTGACTCCTCTAATCCTGAGCCAGAGTTTAAACTTGTAGGTCGTTGTGAACTTAGGGAGGAAACGCAGATCTGTTTCACGCGTTCCAGTTTTAGTCCTCGTCCCCCGTTTCTATCCCAACCTCCTCCACAACCAGCAAACTGTCGACAAGAAGAGCTGTGGAGTCGGGGTCTACTCTCAGTTGGTGCTGTGACACAACTTCGAGTGAATATACCATGTGGTGGTGCAGCATCTGCTCTGGGGCTCAAGGCTTTGGCAGTGTGGGGACAGCCTGCCCGCTGCTGTCCTGCAGAAGAAGTGGAGAGAATTAAAAGAGTTCACGAGGCCAATGAAAGACAGCTGCTACAACCTGTGTTGTTTGACTCCTCTGTcagaaaaaccaaacaaccacCACAAACAGCCACACCACCAag CAGTCTTTCCATCCCACAAGAGTTCCTTGACCCAATAACCCAGGAAATAATGACGTTACCTATGCTGCTGCCCAGTGGTGTGTCAGTGGATAGCACCACTCTGGAGGAATACCAGAAGAGGGAAGCCACATGGGGTCGAGCCCCAAATGACCCCTTCACTGGCGTGCCGTTCACTTCAACCTCCCAGCCTCTTCCTAATCCCCAATTGAAATCTCGTATTGACCACTTTGTCTTGCAGAAGGGTGTGGTGAGGAGGGACGGGATGTTGGGGAGACAGGGGAAGGGAGAGAATCCACAGGCCTCAAGACTTATAGCCTCCAAGGTAGAAGCAAATGCTGATATTAAATATGGCAAAATAAACTCATTCAGGACTACGCAGATGCAAGAGACTGAATCAGGAAACTCATCAGATAATGGGAATAACACCTCTAGCTGCCAGCCTGTTACTACAGAGGATGAATTAAAGggagacaaaaggagaaagCAAGATCTAAGTGGAGTTTCCAATCACTCAGCTGAAGAGTCGACAGCTGAGAAGCAACCACTACCTCAAGCAAAAAGACCAAGAAATGATGCAG TTGCTAGCTGCAGCTCTCACGAACAGCGTCTGTCAGCCAGCCTGGATGAGGCCCTCTTCACTGCCCTGCAGGGCCGACCCTCATTCACCTCAAGATTGTCTCAGCACAGAGGGCTTACTCCTGACTATGGACCAGCAAACAAGACGCTGG GTGAGAAGACATGCTCTGCTTGTTcctgttcagtttctgtttactCTACATCTGCATCATCCATCTACCGTCTAACCTGCGGTCACTTGCTCTGCCATGCCTGCCTGCAGAGGGAACCACAACCACGAAACTCTGTCACTACATCTACGACCAATCAAATCTTGTGTCCCGCCTGCCACAGCCCTACCGCGCGCACTGACGTCATACGTGTGCATTACTGA